A segment of the Patescibacteria group bacterium genome:
GAATGGTAGATCAATTCCGAGCAATGAATCAACAACCCGATGCTTCAACTGTAGAAGAGGCTATTAATGCTTATGTTGCTGAGTATAGTCCATTTGATCTCACTGATTCTGAGTCAGCTAGACTTAATCATCCTGATTTAATAGATTCTGCAGCTCAAGATACTGTGACGGGTTTTGTAAGAAGCTTAAAACAAGACGTTTTACGAGATCTTGGACTTCTCAAATAGATAGACTTTCTCCCAAACCTAAGCTAGAATCGATAGTACTTAATTAGTATTATCGATTTTTAGTACACCACTGCCATGAGCATGCTTGAATACAACGAAATAACCGTTAATAAATTTATCATCATTGAAGGCCAGCCATACGTAGTACTTGATTCTCATGTATTCCGAAAGCAGCAGCGAAAGCCCGTAAATGCTACAAAGCTACGAAACCTCATTACTGGCAACGTTAAGGAAATCTCTTTCCACGTATCAGAAAAAGTTGAATCTGCTGACCTAGAAAAAAGAAATGTTAAATTCCTATTCACGAATAAAGGTGAATGGTGGTTCTGTGAAGTAAACGACCCAGCGAAGCGATTTAAACTTCCTGCTGTAATGGTTGGAGAGAACGGTAAGTTTATGAAGGCTAATACCCTTGTAGAATCGCTTGTATTCAATGAGGAAATCATTGGTGTGACTTTACCTATTAAAGTTGATCTTAAGGTTACAGAGGCATTTCCAGCCGTTAAAGGAG
Coding sequences within it:
- a CDS encoding elongation factor P; the protein is MSMLEYNEITVNKFIIIEGQPYVVLDSHVFRKQQRKPVNATKLRNLITGNVKEISFHVSEKVESADLEKRNVKFLFTNKGEWWFCEVNDPAKRFKLPAVMVGENGKFMKANTLVESLVFNEEIIGVTLPIKVDLKVTEAFPAVKGDTAKGGSKTVKLETGATINVPMFINQDEIIRINTETGEYVERVGGNSF